The sequence CCTGCGTCCTACCCCCCGATGATCCCAGGGGAAACGGGGAGGTGATCTCCCAGGGATGGCTGTGAGGGACGGCGACATGGGCGGGGCGGTCTCCCAGGTGTTGGCGGCTCACACAAACCCCATTCGCCGTCGTCCTCCCTCCTTGGCCTGGCACTCTTTGTCCAGGGCCGCATAGAGCTGGGCCGGACCGTAAGCGTCTCCCCACATTTCCGCCTGCCACAGGGCCACGGCGAAATCTCCGGGAGCCAGGTTGGACAGGGAACGCACCTTCTGCTCCCAGGCCGCCGCCTCTGCCATGGCCACCCCCCGGATCGCCAGTTCCCGTTGGAACAGGCTCCAGGCCTGGGCCGGGGTCAGCCATTCGAAACGCACCTTGAGGGTGAAACGGCGCATCGACGCCTGATCCAGGTGGGCGTCCAGGTTGGTTGTGGCGACGAAAATGCCCGGAAAGGCCTCCATTTGGGTCAGCATTTCGTTGACCATGGTCACCTCCCACCCGGAGCTGGCCTGGCGGCGATCGGCAAGAAAACTGTCCGCCTCGTCCAACACCAGCAGGGCCTCCCGTTCTTTCGCCTGCCGGAACATGGCGGCCAGGTTCCGTTCGTTGTCGCCTACCCATTTGGACAGCAGGTCAGAAGCGCGTTTGGCGAGGACCGGCAGACCGAGGTTGTCCGCCAGGTGACGGGCCAACTCGCTCTTGCCCGTACCCGGAGGACCGGAAAACAGGAATGAACCACAGGGACGTTTATTCAACGCCCCCGTCAGTCGGGCGAGGTCCACATCCGCGTTGACGAAGGCCGGATCGTACCGCACCACCTTCAACCCCGAACCGGGGGAAGTGGTCTGGCCCAACAAATATCCACTGCGGAGGATGGTCATTTCCGCCATTTTCAGGGCCAGTTCGGCATCCCCCGCAGCTCCGACACGGGCGACGATGGCGGCCTGCTCCAACTGCGCCGGAGTCAGGGCCTCGTTCTCCACCAACCGGGAGAGCCACGCCTCATCGGGTTGGAACTCCCCCAGATATCTCCGTGCCACCGCCAGTCGCACCGGCTTTGGCGGGGTGGGGAACTCCACCGAATAGTTGAAGCGCCGCAGATGGGACCCGTCCAGCTGGGAAGTGTTGGACAACCAAAAGGCCGGAACCCGATTGTGTTCCAGCAGCCCGTTGATCCACGCCTTGCCCACCGTGCCCCGGCGCGAGACCGACTCCCCGAACAAGAATGACAGGGGGGAGTGAAAGGGCAGTACGTCCTCCACCTCGTCGAACAGCAGCATGGCTTTGTCACGCTTGCCCAGAAATCGCTGACACAGGTT is a genomic window of Magnetococcales bacterium containing:
- a CDS encoding AAA family ATPase, producing MMRTIDHSLQLGKAFKPYQPWLGCWLLKLSLKLYSPSNAGQWMELVQDEGLVTITGLPRPVDTDSEEADLFGRQRPGLAEIAAMRKKVERRLQILSRKPLDWSLPLFKNIRLLSGLLDLDEGEQGVLLFASALGVFPQIFKPVTKFDLQVPTKAMLARIIADMVTLDEEQIMRALRRDATLLATGLVELNEMGFQLNIESALTLMSELGSLLLLPGMDQDKLMASFLQRSTPTDLTMADFPHLDKHAALLMAYVGSASRERKAGVNLFFHGAPGTGKTGFAKALAAALGLDLYEVQNSNEDGDPIIGTERLKRFNLCQRFLGKRDKAMLLFDEVEDVLPFHSPLSFLFGESVSRRGTVGKAWINGLLEHNRVPAFWLSNTSQLDGSHLRRFNYSVEFPTPPKPVRLAVARRYLGEFQPDEAWLSRLVENEALTPAQLEQAAIVARVGAAGDAELALKMAEMTILRSGYLLGQTTSPGSGLKVVRYDPAFVNADVDLARLTGALNKRPCGSFLFSGPPGTGKSELARHLADNLGLPVLAKRASDLLSKWVGDNERNLAAMFRQAKEREALLVLDEADSFLADRRQASSGWEVTMVNEMLTQMEAFPGIFVATTNLDAHLDQASMRRFTLKVRFEWLTPAQAWSLFQRELAIRGVAMAEAAAWEQKVRSLSNLAPGDFAVALWQAEMWGDAYGPAQLYAALDKECQAKEGGRRRMGFV